The Pseudomonas sp. B21-023 genomic interval GGCCATCGGATGGCGCGAGCCGCTGCTGACCTGGCTGTCCTGGTCGTCTTCGTACAGATCTTCGCTCACGCGTTGTCCTCCTGCAGGCGCCAGCGCAGTGTTTCACCAGCGCGCAGGGGAATGACGGTGGTGTCACCGAAGGGCAGGCTGTCCGGCGCTGTCCATTGCTCTCGCACCAGGGTGATGGTGTCGGTATTGCGCGGCAGGCCGTAGAAGTCAGGGCCATGCTTGCTGGCGAAGCCTTCGAGCTTGTCCAGCGCGTTGCGCTGCTCGAACGCCTCGGCATACAACTCGATGGCGGCGTAGGCGGTGTAGCAGCCGGCGCAGCCGCAGGCGGCTTCCTTGGCATGCTTGGCGTGAGGCGCCGAGTCGGTACCGAGGAAGAACTTCGAGTTGCCGCTGGTCGCGGCATCCAGCAACGCAACCTGGTGGGTGTTGCGCTTGAGGATCGGCAGGCAATAGAAGTGCGGGCGGATACCGCCGACCAGCATGTGGTTGCGGTTGTACAGCAGGTGCTGGGCGGTGATGGTGGCACCGACGTTGGCCGGCGCCTCGGTGACGAACTGCGCGGCGTCGGCGGTGGTGATGTGCTCGAACACCACTTTCAGGGTCGGGAAGCGCTCGACCAGGCGGCGCATGTGCTCGTCGATGAAGCGCTTCTCGCGGTCGAACACGTCGATTTCACTGCGCGTGACCTCACCATGCACCAGCAGGGGCATGCCGGTTTCGGCCA includes:
- the pyrC gene encoding dihydroorotase is translated as MSDRLTLLRPDDWHIHLRDGAVLPHTVGDVARTFARAIIMPNLVPPVRNAVEADAYRARILAARPAGSRFEPLMVLYLTDRTSPEDIRAAKASGIVFAAKLYPAGATTNSDSGVTSIDNIFPAIEALAETGMPLLVHGEVTRSEIDVFDREKRFIDEHMRRLVERFPTLKVVFEHITTADAAQFVTEAPANVGATITAQHLLYNRNHMLVGGIRPHFYCLPILKRNTHQVALLDAATSGNSKFFLGTDSAPHAKHAKEAACGCAGCYTAYAAIELYAEAFEQRNALDKLEGFASKHGPDFYGLPRNTDTITLVREQWTAPDSLPFGDTTVIPLRAGETLRWRLQEDNA